A window of Solanum stenotomum isolate F172 chromosome 9, ASM1918654v1, whole genome shotgun sequence genomic DNA:
TACTCTAGATTCAAATTTCATCAATCATGTatatgaaaaaggaaagaatattcaaatttttatcTCTGTTTGATTAAACTAGCTCTTAAATGAGATGATCATACAGTACCTAAATTCATCATGTCTGAAGCTGATTCTGGAAATATCCAACTAAGATCAAGACCATGAAATCCCAATTGTCTAGCtaattttattgatgaatcaataaaactttttcttgaatttggtGTTGTAGCCATAACTCCATATGTTGTTTTATTTGCACCTCCTCCACCTATTGACAATAAAATTTTTGCACAAGGATTTTTTTGTTGGACTATGCTTGTAAATTGTATGAATGAATTTGGTGAAGTGAGAATTAATTGATTGGATTGGGAATTAATATCAGCAAATCCACAAAATAAATGAGAGAAAGGAGTTAAATCAATTTTGTTTAAGGCTATTAATCCACTGCCCCATAGCCAGTAACCTCCCTTAATTGTAATATTTTGGCCATTAGAGAAAATGATTAGTTGGTGgaggaagaaaaataagaaaatattagtGTAGGAAAAGGCCATGGCTGAAACAAGTATGATTTTGGGTGAGTTTCATATTATATAGTTTCATGATTTGAGTTAACTGAGTTGTGGTGCGATGACTAGAATTTTTTGCCCTTAAATAGAAGTACCGGATTTGAGTCAttgagaatgaagaaaagaacgTTGTATTGAGAACACCTTCTCTAGAATTGAGCCCTATAATttgcaaattcaaatttaattcaatctcaattcacaaataaataaaattgagttGAGCGTGTGGAAAAAGttgagatgattttttttagtttctaaaAGAATCATTAATATTTTAGAAAAGCTTATAGACTAttgatatgaatatttcaatttatgCGAACTTATCTGTTTCGATATAAAGTTAAAAACttaaagataatatatttttgaaatatgtgattttaaaagtaataatattgttttaaaacttgtaaCCTTAGATTATAGAACAacatttatcatttatattaagaaaattcataaaacatttatatacatttagctataaattttatcattattatttattaatttaaattaatataaaattttaaattaaattttgaatagaCGCTAATCTACAGTATTATGTATAGAGCCGTCAAAATGGGCTTAGCCCATGGGGATGGCCCAACCCTATCCGTTATTGGGGTAGGGTTGGGATAAGATTTTTCAATCCCATTTAAAACTAGGGCTTATAAGCCCGGCCCATATAAGCCCTTGTCCTTTGAGGCTTGATCGGGGTTGGGCCGGGATTGGCCCATGGgccataactttttatttaagagTAATTTACAATAATCTCACTAGTATATAATCTTATTATTTGAATACACGCTaagttgtaatattatgaatctttgtagccagatacatgtatctcgaaatatatggactcaaaattaggttaatttgttctagatacgcTTTATCTAAgtagattcgcatgtatctaagATACATATACAAATCTCGCGCCCTCGCCTCCCTCCCATCTTGCTTGTCACTCTCTTATCTCACTCGTGTATCTGGTATGCGAGATACATGCTAAATACACTAGATTTTTGCTAGTGTTAATGAAACGACACCATTATTtgccatatttgatttgaaaatcttcttattttcttgatgttatagaattataagtttgaaaagaaaaaaaaaaagggatatcCCGCCCCAACCCTCAGCCCttctagggttgggttgggttgagcATTTTCAGGCCTTATCAAATGAAGGGCCGGCCCTCCCCAGCCCATCAAATTCCTTGACCCGCGAGGCTTGAGCCGAATGGGGCTGGGCCGGTCCTTTTTTACCGCTCTCATGTAGTATGAagtggtttttttttattattttaggtcacagatctattttatttattgtggtTGACTCTTGAAGTTTCTAGGAAGATGgtctcatatttttcttttcttttgatttgattgATGCATTGTATTTGAATGGGGAAATGGAAAGTAATTAATAAATACAAGGTTTGACTGGCTAGTCTTCAGGAATAAGTCATGTTAGAAATTTTGCTATTGTTNCACTCTCTTATCTCACTCGTGTATCTGGTATGCAAGATACATGTTAAATACACTAGATTTTTGCCAGTGTTAATGAAACGATACCATTATGtgccatatttgatttgaaaatcttctcattttcttgatgttatagaattataaatttgaaaagaaaaaaaaaaagggctaTCCCGCTCCAGCCCTCTGCCCttctagggttgggttgggttgaacATTTTCAGGCCCTATCAAATGAAGGGCCGGCCCGCCCCAGCCCTTCAAATTCCTTGGCCCGCGAGGCTTGAGCCGAATGGGGCTAGGCCGGCCCTTTTTGACATGTAGTATgaagtggttttttttttttttttaggtcacagatctattttatttattgtggtTGACTCTTGAAGTTTCTAGGAAGATGgtctcatatttttcttttcttttgatttgattgATGCATTGTATTTGAATGGGGAAATGGAAAGTAATTAATAAATACAAGGTTTGACTGGCTAGTCTTCAGGAATAAGTCATGTTAGAAattttgctattgtttttttccttttataaatgcaatATTTATTAACATGTTATATCTTTtatatgattataaaattttataaatttatgatcttaaatataTCAGAATATTTATGTTGtcataaaaaaatgttattaattaaggaatttggtatgagataaaaatatattttttgggatatttacttttaaaaattatctaGATTCTCTGAAGTATTGGATATTTCAAATAGATTTGTTGTAGAAAATTATAAAGttatcaaaaaatttcatataaaaaacTATTCATATCACgctaaaatatctaaaaagccgtctttttttttgtattatagTCAAGTTTTCTTATTTAAAATCTTCCTTGATACTTCatctattttaattgaattttttaattttaattaattgtgtAGGACAGTTGAGTATCTCTGATTTTTCTTCTGCTAGCAGGGACGGATTTAGTCAATAAGGTATGCGTTCACATGAATGCAATAGTTTTTATTCCCAtaatgtatttaaattaagaatataaagaatactcataaatattcaattatgaattgaattattattgtcTATTAATTGAAATGTGTATAATAACTCATagacttaaaattttgaatttgccTATATTAATTATAGAGGAGGCAAATTAGCACATGAAACTATAACCGTTCGATTCGTCCAAATTTGAATTGACGATTACCCTGGGTATATATTAGTTTAGCCCCTTTCAGTCCATCAAAATTGAGATGATATCTAATCCAAATTacttcataaattaaaaaaaaattacttcatgaaaattttggtcaaaacattttagaaaaatacaatttcttatTTAATATGTTATATACAACTATaatgaagaaaattataattttactaggcactaaaaattataaacaaataaataaagcaattaaaacttaataataCTTGAACGGATTAGATTTTGatccatttttaatttatttcagtttaaataacttttaagcGGATTAATAATTAACTCACCCTTTTACTTACTCAACTCATTTTTAACTCGCTCAATTTCAATCCAGCTCATCTATTTGACCCCAATAATCAACTATATTCACTAAAAAAACTTGGTATAAAGTGATTGATTCTTTGATGTTCCTAAGAAGATTgtctagtattttttttccttttgatttttGGTGGATGCACTATTTTGATTGGGAAAATGTCTAATATAATAAGTACACATTGACTAATTGGTCTTTggattattttgtttgtttatttatttattggtcTTTGGATTATTTATTGGTGGATGCACTATCTTTATTTATTGGACAAAATGGCTAATAAATTGACTAGTTAATCTTTAGGGACAAGTCAAGTTAGGAATTTGGGCAATGTTGTTTTCTTCTATAAATTGGATATTCATTATGCTATGATTTGTGGACTACCTACCGTCAAATGACAAAAAATTATTCACACTCGATATTAACAtacattcttattttattaaatatttaattatgataaatttatacaatttaatataaacacatgaataaatatttatccTTCACATGTCAATCGATTAAATAGACTTAAAAACACAACAACTATAAATCTTTGAGTTTGACAACTTGCAGTAATATTTCACTTGCTTcattcatataataatttttttttacttagaaTCAATTGGTAAAAGGTTTATGATTAAGTGAATTGCTTAAACTAAAAGACTATTTATTTAGTCATAAAAATTGCTTTTATTACCTTCCCATGCTAGCTAGTAATTATAGCCTtcgttttatattattatattatgtttctTGTACATTAATAATCGTATAATTTTGTTATAGTTACTATTTAGAATGATTCATTATTCTTGAGCCAAGAATCTTGcgataatatatataatattatttattatttcttctaATTAAACACCTTATTGTTTCAACTAGTAGAGTGTCAATTAAGTGAAATATTTAAGAAGTCATAGAAGATAGTTTAAGACAAATATTCTTATAATCAAAGGCAATTAACTCTTTCTTGAGAGTGtacaaaaacattaaaaaataacatagaaATATAAACTTGGAACCTAATTTGCTCAGAAATATTGCCACAACCATGTCGTATCTTCCACATATACACTACTTCTGAAGGATCAGAACATTTtcgaagagtccgagcaacatagctttGAAAGATTAACTTTTTTCCAAGATATACCACATTAAAGTAATCTGAACTTTATCACAGCAGAAAATTAATCTGCAGAATGccatgaaaagaaagaaaaaaagcttTGATGTTGGAGAAGTCATCGCGAAGGACAACGAGCTAAGAAGCAGCAAGCAATTTACATTAGAAATGGTACTGTCAATAACATCATTTccagaagaaaataaccaaacaGAAGGCCTGCGGAGTAGTACTACATATTGACACTATAACTcctaaaaggaagaaaattagTAATGCTGCAACCTAGCTAGATCCTCTTCTTGCTGACAGCTATAGAAAACTTCATAGTTAAATCCATATTGTTCCTTCATCTAACATGCCTCCATCTTGCTCCTGCATTGCATAAGGAAAAATCCTTTAAAATGCAGTCTGAAGAGCACAAAAGTTTCAAAAAGCATTCATTCCCTTTTGCTTTCTTGGTAATGTATCTATGTAATGAGAAAAGAACGTGACGAGCAAAATCTGCaggcaaaaataaaaaaataaaaaaagacaactttttgaattttgatgccTAAGACTAGTGGTGAAGAGTCGTCGCATTCAATAACAACTGGCAATAATTCTTTATAATGCACCAGCATTCGTTTACTCTTATAATGCAGTATgaaattttccttttctttttcttgattatgTTTGTGACGAAATAAAAGCAAGGATCTTTGCAATCTTGTCATAATCAAGAGAACAAAGTGCAGAAACTTAACGGTGGAAGATCAAACAAGAACTTGATGAGTGAAATCCGctgacaaaaataagaaaattttcaattttgatgCTTAGTGACCCCTGATAACCTAAGATAAGTGCTGATAGGACGATGCATTATCTCGAAAACTGGATTTGAAGTGATGATGTACAAATAAGAATTATGACATTCAATCTCATATTGcaagaaattgaagaatttttGGGGGCACTAGCACGAGCAAGAgcaaaaaatagttaaaaagtTCACTGTTATTGAAACAATAGAGTTATTAAACTAAAAAGACGATGAAATGAACATTGAACTCAGAAGTAGAAGAAACACAATAAAAAGGACATGGACTGTATTTTCATATAGTTATTCTAGTCGATAAAGTATGCAGCTTATTGACATCAGATTTAGTACAAGATGAACCTCACGGGGAAACAGTGTTTGATCCCGAGAAGCTATTGTTGGTGGATTTGTGAAGCTTAGCGACGCTGATAACCTAAGATTAGTGGTGATTGGACTGATGTGGTATCTTGGAAACTAGGATTTGATGGTTTACAAATAAGAGTCATGGCATTCAATCTCATATTGCAAGGAATTCAGGAATTTCTGGGGCACTAGCAAGAGCAAAAATAGTTGAGAAGTCTACTGTTTTTGATTAATAGAGTGATTCAACTTGAAAAGAGATGAAATGAACAATGAACTCGGAAGTAGAAGAACACAATAGACATTGactatagcttcatataggtgTACAGGTCAATATAAGTATGCACCTTATTGACATCAGATATAGTGCCAGATGAATCCAAAAGGGGAAACAGTGTTTTATCCCGAGAAGCTATAGGAAGAGATAACCAACATAGCCATTTGATTCAGCCCTGCTTTTTGTGGTATTGGTTGCTATTGTTGGTGAAGCAAATATATGTCATCACCCCCTCTGCAGATTTGTTTTCATAAGTTGGATGCAAAATCCAGCTATACATTTAACTATTGACGTAGAAGTCAGGTTTATCTCGTTCAAATAAATTATCTTACATTGAACTAGTGTTTTCTATGTAATGTTGTTTAtgctgaaaaaaataatattcgaATATTTCAAGATTAGAGAGGTAATCATACCCGTTTCATTGCAGTCATTAGATCATCCAGGGAGTCATAGCCTTGTGGACTAAAACCAACTTGTAGCTTTGTTGGCTCCAAGAGGTAGTCTTCATTTGACCTTGTCCTTGAATCTGGGGTCAACTTTTCATGCTCGGTTTGCTGCACGAGTGTCGAAGAACCTCCACTCGATCTACCAATCAATGACATGTCCATCCTTCTGCCAAAGTTCTCATTGCTTTGATTCATACTGTGGCTTAAAGAAGCCATGTTACCATCATTGGGAACCTGAGACCTTAAGTTGTTGCCAAAAGTATTATTTGAATTGTGGGAATAATGTTGTTTATTATCGGCCCATGCTTGAGATGGTGTTTGATTCATACTCTGAACAGCACCAGCCATACTTTGACGGTATTGGATTTCTCCCCTTGAATCTTCAAAAGGAGGAGAAACTGAGATGGTGGAAGTAAAATCAAGAGGGCTGTTCTGTAAATGAGTCGTCGCTTCCCTTACACTATTTTGTGGCAAATGGCTGTTAATGAAGGATTCAGTCAATGGGAAAGAATTAGACTGGAACTTCGATAGCTGAACGGAATTTTGCCAGTTCTCATTACATCTACCATGTTCCAGAAAGTTGGAAGATCCATTAACACAAGTATTGAACGAGTCTGAGCTAAACGGAGTCGTGTTTTGAGAGTGCTGATTTCCAAATCCTCCCCCAGTAAGTGGTTGCTGGGGATTCCCTTGAAGCAACATCGTATTATTTGGAACATTGGATAAGGAGTTATTTGAGCAACTGAGCACATCAGCTGTAAGCAGTCTCGACTCGTCCAAAGGAATATGTGCCGAGGACTTACTCTGCTGCAATTGATCAAGCTCCAATGATGCAGGAATGCCTTGAAATAAACTAGTATTCTGGCTAGCAGGCGGAATGTTTGAATTCAGTTTTGTAAAAGCATTAACGGAATTGCTCAAATTTTGACCATGACTAGGTTGGAGTAGCTGAGATGCTGCCAGGTTGCGCACGCTCAGACCAGCAGCACTATTTAGTCTGCCAAGCATGCCCCCTGAACTGTACGATGACAAGGCAGCATGAGTATACCGTCCTGATCCACCCAATGTTCGAAAATCTCCAAGCCCATCCAGTGAGCCCATTCGCACATAGTCCCTTCCCCCTAATGCGGCAACCATGTTTGCTTGTTGGGTTTGAACTGAATTGATCCTTTTCAAGTAAAGCCTATACTTCTGCAGAACAGAAAAGAAAACCAGATTAAGAATTCTGAAactgtaatttttttcatttccaacAATAAAGGTAggatgtacgcagaccttacccctacctttgtaaggtagagaggctgtttctgATAGATCCTCGGCTCAAAATAAAGGTACCAGACACTGTATTGTAAGAAAATAGACACTCAGTTCTTCTGCCCCCTCCACCCCCTCAGTTACCTACTTACCTTCTACNcccccccccccccccagtTCTTCTTCAGCCTACCTCTACATCTCCTAACACTTGCTACAACCAACCTCTCGCACCTCCTTACTGGTGCATCCTCATCACATGTTCTTGAATTATTCAACTAAGATAATTGAGCTCCATTTTAATCAGGATAATGTTACCATATAGCTGTTTTAGATTCAGACACTACTGCATTACTACTTTCCAGTTTCTACGAAATATCCCTAGATGCGAAGTATTATTTGCAGCCATTTGCTAATTAACATTCATGGTATGTAGCAAGGTTATATCAGATTTTGCTCTCTTAGCCACATGAAAGCATAATCCAAGGCGAGAGAGCAAAATCCGATCCTCTCACAAATGATTCATCATTGTGAAACATTTATTGGTCAGTGCTTCAAAAATATTGACCTTGTTCACCTCCACTATCCAGGCCATGTCTAATAAATCACTAATTGTGTAATGATTTAAAGAAAAAGGATCAAATAGAACAAATGAAATaacaaagaagaaggagatAAGACTAGTGCCTGCAGATGGCTTGCCACATTCTCCCTTGTAAGCCCGTCAACATTCATCAGGTCAAGAATCCTCTTTGGGACAGCTTCTGCAATAGAAATAGGACAGAAATATTCATTTAATACGGGAACATTCATAACAAGCATAGTCGGAGAAAAACTTAATAATGCTAAAGAACTCACTTTCGATGCCCAACTGACCAACAGCTGCAACAAACTTCCTGTGAAGTTCTATGGACCAAACGACACGAGCTCTCTTCTGAGTTGTTGGATCTTCATTGTCATTTCCATTTTCATCAttctcatcttcttcatcctTCCTTTTCTTGTTACATTTTCCGTTTTGATCTACATTACCTGTTGGTGATTGCCCTCGACCACTTTCTCCACTTACCTGATAAGATTTGTCTTGATCATTAGACTTGCTCTGGCTCTTAGGCTCAACCTTCTTTTTTCTGATCACATGTTGCCATATGTTCCTCAACTCCTCAATTCGAACAGGTTTCACCAGATAGTCGCAAGCACCATGATCGATTCCCTTCCTTACAAGTTTGGTATCGCTGTTTGCAGACAACACTGGACCAAACGAAAAGTTCACACATCAACTAATTAAGAAATTCTCAAGTGTTAAATCCAAACATCACCCTAAAGATCCTCTATTACAAGTGAAACAAAATGCAATTAGTTACTCGAAGCTAATATAGAATCACAAGGGAGCAAAaaaacatatcttttttttttgtttaaccaTATGGTATCCAAAACCTACTGGTCTGACTAATCCAAATTCACTCCATGTAATCTCATCAAAAAAGGTAAGTTCTCCCTATCAGGAATTTCTCCATTCCCTGGATTTGAACCCGAGAACTCCAGTCAAGGGTGGAGGGATCCAATTCATCCCACAATATCCATTAGTGCTAAAGGGAACAAAAAGTTGAAAATGATAGATCTAtgaaaataagataaatgaagATATTCTACTTACTTATGACTGGAAGATCCATCTCAAGACCAACaagttcaagaagtttaaaGCCATCCATATCAGGCATGTGAACATCACTGATGACCAAATCAAATCTATCTCTATTCTCCCTCAACATCTTCAATGCCATCCTTGCCTGACTTGTTGTAGTTACTGTGCAAAAACAAACGATCTTCAGAATAATAATGCAATTTATCAACAATCATGAGGAGGAAAATACAAAAGATTCATAAAGCTAGAAAGATCTCAAAATAAATCAGGAAAATCCAGGCTAGTAAAACTTGAAATGAGAGATAGCAAATGATTCAAAATAGAGAATTTGGGAATTGAATATGTACAAAAGCAAAAGCAAAAAAGTAAATCAAAAGAACTCCAATTTCCCTTATTGTTCTATCAATGATTATTGAAAGGACATGgtcaaaatcaaatagaaacTGTACATGAATCACCTATTTTCCAGGgtaaaagagtttaaaatgctCCTGTTGAGTGTTGAAAACAAGAAACAACAAtgataaaacaagaaaaagagtTCCTTTGTTTTTTTCTCACATAAAAACAGAAAACCTACTTCAAAACTAGACCTCACAAACAAGAAATCAAGCACCTAATTGGCAAATTATCATAAttaaccaaaaacaaaaaaaaaaagatccatAGCATCAAGCATTTACCCTGATACTGGCATTTTCTGAGCAAACCATCCAAAAGCTTCAAACAAATAGGGTCATCATCAACAGCAAGAACTCTCATACCAATAGgaaaattatcataattatttCCCCTTTCACCACCACCCATATTCCCTCTAATTTCTTCCACAGTCATTTTCTTGAACCCCacacacaccaaaaaaaaaaagattgcacCCCAAAATCAAGAATTCCAGACAAAAAAGTTCAAAACTTTACCACAAAACAAATCACTTCCTTGAATCTTTCTCAAACCCCCATAAACTCCAATTGTCAGAATAAATCCAAACGCACAAAATAGTTCAAAACTTTACCACAAAACACACAAAACAAATCACTTCCTTGAATCTTTCTCAAaaccccataaactccaactgACAGAATAAATCCAAACACACAAAAAAGTTCAAAACTTTACCACAAAACATACAATACAAATCACTTTCTTGAATTTTCTCAAAACCCCATAAACCCCAATTGTCTCAATAAATCCAAACACACAAAACAAATCACTTTCTTGAATCTTTATCAAAATCCCATAAACCCCAATTGCCTCAATAAATCCAAACACACAAAAAAGAGATCAAAGATTGGAACTTTGAAATGGTTTGTAGTAGTAAGTAAGTAATAAAGCTGTACGTGTggacaacgatggtttatggcTTGGTTACAACCCAACAATACAAcaaatcatacaaaaaaaattctagtcATCACAActaaactttttcttcttcttctgtttGTGTTTgtcttttttgcttttttttccTAATATGCTCACCCAACCCCTTACCCTCTACACCCCTCTATTCCATTGGTGGGTAATAAAATATTGCTTATTGGTGTCTGTTATATATAATAGtagaatatatgtatattatatatataatataatgaaaGTGAATAATAGAGGTTTGTTTATGATCTTTTTCTTAGAACCTTTTTTGAAGCATGCATTTTTGGAAGTAAGCTTTTTTGTagccttaaaaaaaaaacataatacataaacatgtatTCTATAACTTAATTTCAGCTAACGTCTTTAAACATCACGTTcctttaaaataattcaaatgacATTTAtacttttcaatttatatgtaaataaataagtaCTTATATTGTAAATGATAATTCATATGACACACACTCGATGATTAGTATCATGTCATGTACTTTAACTTAGCATTAACTGATatttatgtccttcaactttgtttGCACGAGTTGACATTTGAAcgtgtataaaattaaacaagtaaacaCACATATCATAAATGACAATTCGATACATTTgaattgacttgtattatgcCATATACAATGTGTATGTCTATTATTCAACTTCATAAAAGCTAAGTGTCTATTTTTACATATTCAAAATTGATGGACATAAATATTAGTTAAGATCAAATTAAAAAGACACGTTTTATGTATTATGAATTTAAGAAAAGGATACCATGTGACACATATGTACACATTCACAATTCAAGAAATCTTGGCCATTCATTGGTCACGAAAATTATGGCTAAGTTTTCTTGAATCTTAATTAGATTTACCTTTTAGATCAAGATTGCCAACTAATCAAAGCTTTCATATCCTTTATTTATTCCTTTTATGTTCTAATGACTTCTTATCTCTTTTGTTTTAAGTTGATCAATAATAGAATAGAAAAAAGAGTAAGTATTTTGCAAAAGGATTAAAACTTGTTGAGGTCGAGAAGAAGAATGGACAATCATTAATGAAGGATCTTGGTTAATTATTCAAGGTATAAATGCTTAATGATATTCCCGTAggtatttttctatttatagaaATCATTTAATTCCTCCACTTTTTAACCATTTCTTTCTTTAGAGTTTGAATATGATAAGGTTTGAGGTtccatttttgttttaattttttaactttctTGAAATGGActcattttatgaaatgactAGTTAGCCCACCAATTAAAGTGTTGAAATTATAtacactagtattatattttatttataaaaaaaaaaaatcatgtttgaGAGGGATACAAATGTAATTATAACTTCCTAAACATGTGCTATACTATTTGAGTCAATGAAGAAATTTTAAAGGTAAATTACTTGTGGGCATCACCAATCC
This region includes:
- the LOC125875528 gene encoding two-component response regulator ORR24-like yields the protein MTVEEIRGNMGGGERGNNYDNFPIGMRVLAVDDDPICLKLLDGLLRKCQYQVTTTSQARMALKMLRENRDRFDLVISDVHMPDMDGFKLLELVGLEMDLPVIMLSANSDTKLVRKGIDHGACDYLVKPVRIEELRNIWQHVIRKKKVEPKSQSKSNDQDKSYQVSGESGRGQSPTGNVDQNGKCNKKRKDEEDENDENGNDNEDPTTQKRARVVWSIELHRKFVAAVGQLGIEKAVPKRILDLMNVDGLTRENVASHLQKYRLYLKRINSVQTQQANMVAALGGRDYVRMGSLDGLGDFRTLGGSGRYTHAALSSYSSGGMLGRLNSAAGLSVRNLAASQLLQPSHGQNLSNSVNAFTKLNSNIPPASQNTSLFQGIPASLELDQLQQSKSSAHIPLDESRLLTADVLSCSNNSLSNVPNNTMLLQGNPQQPLTGGGFGNQHSQNTTPFSSDSFNTCVNGSSNFLEHGRCNENWQNSVQLSKFQSNSFPLTESFINSHLPQNSVREATTHLQNSPLDFTSTISVSPPFEDSRGEIQYRQSMAGAVQSMNQTPSQAWADNKQHYSHNSNNTFGNNLRSQVPNDGNMASLSHSMNQSNENFGRRMDMSLIGRSSGGSSTLVQQTEHEKLTPDSRTRSNEDYLLEPTKLQVGFSPQGYDSLDDLMTAMKREQDGGMLDEGTIWI